Below is a genomic region from Kryptolebias marmoratus isolate JLee-2015 linkage group LG12, ASM164957v2, whole genome shotgun sequence.
catatAGTGCCATTACAGCTAGTCTTTACCTCAGACATATATACTGAATATTCAATATAATATTCGGTATCCAGTCTTTGGTCTTTACCTCTTCCTCATGGACGATAGCATCATTCGAGGAATGTTCGAACCTGATTGGAGGATCCACATTTGTGTCAGGTCCCCTCAGCAGTTCAGTCCTCACACTCAACGCACACTGAACATTTAAAGGGAGACAAATAttgtgtatttgtattttttttggttttgagtatttgtatagtttttttgaAGTGTTTATCTTTGTAACTCCCTTCTTATATTTCATTATAGAGATCacactttaatataaaaacgATGTTGTACGTAATGATGACTTTATAAATGATGTTTGTAAAGGAACCTCTATATTTTGCATCACAccgaaagaaaaaaaggagaagtattactaaatgtaattttattctgtaacatatttttttaacagaaaaaaaataataataactcaagCTACATTGGTaactttacatatttattttgttatgtaaatcatatttataagtgctatttttttttcacagagaagTGATTCTTTGTAAATTGTAAATACAttgctgttttttcctctgtgttgaTTGCATGTCTTTGTATCACacccaaaagaaaaagacatatTACATATACTACAAGTTACTTATTTCCAACCAGTCTccttgttatttattataatattgcTAAGAAGTAACAAACAGTGGTTGTAGTGGTGATAGAACAGaccctttatttaaaaaaatgacacaaacgcTGTAGAAcatgaaaatacattaaatgatgactaaaagacaaaatgtgaaaactaaaactattgtataaatgatttgttgaaacatttgaaaGATCTATTCATCAAGtatgtttaaattattaataaataaaaaaagacatacatAAATGCATCTGAGAATGCATTTAAGGGCATTTCATTGCCATTCGGCAAACCTAAAATGcccaaaacacaataaaattctctaaatgcagaaacactttgagagtaaataaagtgaaatgaagattaaatctttaaataactCGACCGAGACATTTTGCCTGAACAAAAGTAGTCAAAGTGAAAGGAACTGGCTCCGTTCTCCGTCGTGAAGACTTTAATGCAGACTTCTTTTCTGACCTTGGTTTTGTTGTGGCTTCGAGTCCCGGTGCAGACCGTGTTTATTTGAACTGAAATACACGTTACAATTTGCCTTTCATTCAAATGCTCTCTTACAAAACCATGACAGCAAGCCAACCGTGCAAAGGCAGTTTTCTCAGCCTTTGAACATCTCccataaatcataaaaaaacactaaaaatatattttttttctcacttaaGTAGCATAGCTGCATACAGTAGTTATATTTACAATTTACATTAGTATCTACAAAGATTCACTGTGGTGGATTAAAAAATACTTATGTTGACTGTTTAAGAACTTAAATCATAACTTGATCTAACTTGTTAAAGAATCTTTGTGCACGttataaattaaaatcacaCATATATGCCACCAGCATCCAGTACGTCTACCTTCCTGTCACATGTTTAGGCTAAATTTGCCATTGCTTGTATATAATCATCCCTCTCAAGTCATGTGTAATTCATGCCTCTAATGGAAGTTTTAACATCCCTCCCTGTCATTACACACTGTGTAAATGCCAGTTTCTTACTGAGGGAGCTCTGAGTCAGCCTCCCTGGAAATACGACTCCCATCCTGCCAGCCACATGCAGCCTCCCACCCCTCTGTGGAATATAGACCCCCTATTTATAGAGCTGGCAAGGCCTGCAAACCCCGGGCTCATCACAAACTTTCATTTAAACAGGCACCAGTAGAAATCCACCCAGTgcacagtgacacacacacacacacaaacacaccgacACAGGAGGGACAGGATGTGCTTGCTAACGTCAAGAAAAGTGGCAAACCAAATCTGAGAGGCAAAAGGAGACAGAAGCAGCAAGACGAGGAGCAAGAGTGAACCGGATTGGCATTTAGGGGCCAACAGGACTTCATCAGCAGGATAAGAAACTTTTCCACCTGTCGGCACTGAGAGCTATTGTTGGAAAGCTGATGTCTGGATCTGATATTTGAAGGAAAACAGCTTGGAGAAGACCTTGACTTTGAACTTTTGATACACTGGACACAAGCAAGGGAACAACACAAGGTTGTGCATTTTATTATTAAGTAagataaagacttttttttttattctacaaaACTCTGTGAGTGGATTGTCGGATACAAAGTTTAGGACAACAAATCCAAGCTTGTGAAAACTGCATCCTACTTTTAAGTGTTCAACTGCATagcttttagtttataaaactgCTATAAAACTTATACACAGCTGTGTATAGGTGTAACCTGATATTTTGCACCCTCCTCTAATTACAAAGCAAGCTCGGAAATTACAGTCACTTGTGATTAAGGACCATCTGcaaaaggaaaccaaaaaaaagagggtGAGGTCCATGTGAAAGAGGAGCGTAGGCCACAAAGAACACCAGTTCAGAGAACAAGAATAACACCAAGGAAAACGTCTGGAAGACATCATGGATCCTCATGGAGGACACTACCTCAACAAAGATGCGGTGCTGTCACCTTTGGGTGCATCCCGAATATGCCAGCTGGTGCTCGGCTGCACCATAATGGCCCTGGTGTCCCACGGCGCAGGCTACAGCGCAAACTACGGCACCTTCTGCATGTTCGTGTGGTGCTTCTGCTTCGCCGTCACGCTGGTTGTGTTCACGCTGGACATCACACGGCTGCACGCCTGCATGCCAATTTCCTGGGATAACTTCACTGTGGCTTTTGCCATGCTGGCGACGCTCATGTACGTCACTGCCTCTGTGGTGTACCCCGTTTACTTTCTCCAAACAGACGACTCCAGTGGCGATGCCGACGATGTCCAAATCTACCGTATCGTTGTCACAGTCTGCTCCAGCGTTTGCGTCTTCCCGTACGGAGTGGAGGTGTTCCTAACGAGAGCAAAGCCGGGGGCTGTGGTGGGCTACATGGCCACTGTGTCAGGCCTGCTCAAGGTGGTCCAGGGTTTTGTGGCCTGCATTATTTTTGGGGCCTTAGCGAATGACAGTGAGTACAACCTGTACATTGCCACGCAGTACTGCGTTGTGGTGTACAGCCTGTGTTTCACCATCACGGTGATTGTTGTCATACTGACCGTGTCTGGGAGAACCGCGGCCCTCAGGTTCCCGTTCGACCGCTTTGTGGTGGTCTACACCTTCTTCGCTGTGATCCTTTACCTGAGCACAGCACTGATCTGGCCCATCTTCAGCTTCGACAAGAAATACGGCAACACCACTCGTCCTGAGGATTGCCCGCGTGGACAGTGTCCCTGGGACAGTAAGCTGGTTGTGGCTGTCTTTACCAATGTCAACTTGGTGTTATATTTTATTGACCTTGTTTATTCCCAAAGGATTCGCTTTATTTCCAGCTCTGCTGTGTGAAAAACTTTACTCCTTAGAGACAATTACGGATTTTGTGAAGAACCCATGACCCTTAGTCCATAAGTTAATGGTGTTATTTATGAGAGACTTTTTACTGTCTGTATTCATTTAATGCTGAGCATGTACTTTTTCAGGTTTGTATTCTTTCAAAGTCAAAGTATTTcattcaaatgtattttaacatttaagtaaataaaaataaactcccTCTGAGATGTATAACAAGTGAAGTATTTCATATGCACTgaatttggatttttattttgtttttaagccattttgttgtatttttttttttcttctttttaataaatccctTATTTAGGACAATTTTTAATGTTACAGATTAGTAAAGGTCTCTCAACATAGTAGTGGGGATGTGTATCAGTTGGGAGCGGGGTGCTGTAAGCACAAGTGGATGTGTATGACTCTAAACATCCATATGAAGAACATTATAATACCAAATATATGCAGTGAAATGCACACTGGCAAACATCAACgttaaaaaatacagtatgctgtttatttttggacagatcatgacctcctgctgctctgctcattgtttttgtgtgttttcaacaGTTGTAAAAGTATTATGCATGTCCGCCTGCATCTAtcagggggtgctgcagcaccatTAGCCCCCCACAATTTGTTTTTGGGATGAAAACAATGGACAGGGTatgaaattgttattttttcctgttacaGTGCATGTTGAACATAAAGTAAGAGTAGCATTCCTTCATCAGTGTTATGTTTGTATAGTATGCCATGTTTAATTAAATGCTGATTTGTAAGTCAATGTTTAGTTTGGACTTTTTACACGTCTTGTCTTCTTGTGATGCAGGCTCTCAGAGAACATTTCTTTCAACTTTCATTCTGACTTGATATTAAGTGAGAcacattacagaaaaataaaaaaacaaaaaaacaacaaaaaaactacaataccTTCAGTATTTGGGTCACAGCCTGATGCCCCGCGGCACAAACGCACCCA
It encodes:
- the LOC108241275 gene encoding myeloid-associated differentiation marker-like protein 2, which produces MDPHGGHYLNKDAVLSPLGASRICQLVLGCTIMALVSHGAGYSANYGTFCMFVWCFCFAVTLVVFTLDITRLHACMPISWDNFTVAFAMLATLMYVTASVVYPVYFLQTDDSSGDADDVQIYRIVVTVCSSVCVFPYGVEVFLTRAKPGAVVGYMATVSGLLKVVQGFVACIIFGALANDSEYNLYIATQYCVVVYSLCFTITVIVVILTVSGRTAALRFPFDRFVVVYTFFAVILYLSTALIWPIFSFDKKYGNTTRPEDCPRGQCPWDSKLVVAVFTNVNLVLYFIDLVYSQRIRFISSSAV